From the genome of Solanum stenotomum isolate F172 chromosome 5, ASM1918654v1, whole genome shotgun sequence:
tatggtctctaattataccatcaatgtttaagcagtatgaatatcccgagtcatcaatgatcatattaaaaattatggttttgagatgttctttttaaaagagttttcaagagcctttttggctagttttgagtaattacttcaactaaagaaagatgtgtttaaaacacttatgagctaaagtatttttgggagtagtcttgaccaccgaattggggacacgagttcatattaactcaactctccataagaaccatgtagccaaacatgggatttctcggatcatactttttagatgatcacgaaagttaagctagtggatccattaagcaaaagttaaagtaaggtcctatatcgatggcaaggtataggatggtccttgggcaacgtgaggtaaaacgttgtgtCACTACTTATACAtgtagtggtggttgtcggttagagaactcccacagtagaaaaaGCTTGGTTCCTCGAtaagttctgcttagtatggatgggggtatgggacttcattcatgcattgcacaagtagactttgagaggaagcatggtattttcatgatattataatatgatttttacgtcatgttttaaatagttttacaagttttatatatattgcatgagtctcattgctttatattgagttcagttattctagagttgaacagagccaaggtaagttctcttttgtatccctttcaagcttaagttgttgtttagcggtccagctcgcatactcgtacattccatgtactgatgccagttggcctgcatcttttgatgatgcagacgcaggtacctaGGATCAGCATTCAGCACaccattgatccagttgagcactccagagtcagtggtgagcctccttactttccGGAGGACTTGGATATTTTgtgttcctagttttgttttattaggatgttgtggggtctgccccaacatccatctcagtattttagaggcttcatagatagtcagtcagttagCTTGAGTCTCTCATAtaagtatatatgtaaatattctattttgagactcgagttgcctttttggctaTATTTTATCAATTGGGTCTTTATAACCTtttattgcattgagttatgcttttgagataagtttccgctgagttaagaaagtcaggccaagggttcgcttggggccaacaatggtctccgagtgccggtcccacccagggtgtaggctcggggcgtgacaaacttagaTGTATTTTAGAATGTTAGAAtcgactaggaaacataggtacatcacttaggaacaCGTACGAGAAGGTGGGAAACGAATGGGGAGAattggcgtccctggcgctttGGCTGGGGCGACGCGCTGAGAGGCGCGACGCCCCAACCCCTGTACCCAGGTGTTCTCGACTTTTCTCGTCCGTTTTTCATCTTTAAACCCTCCAAACTTCCATGATATTTTCCCCAAACCCcaaggatcaattgtaccctcaatatacaaccaACCTAACTCGCAAAACAACCCCGGAACAtgaatcaattcaacactaggcattcaacaatcaacccacaagaattcaacaatgttcttcaagaacttcactttcttaacattcaaacaactccaatttcactgaattgaaacaagttagTGTGTGGGcgaactaacccaacacgaaagaaatctcacataccttaatagggatcacctcCGACGAATTTCACTCGCAAGCTTGGATGATCTTGACGAATTCTTGCCTTTTtgtccctttctttcttcttttctctcttctccaagccctaagcgtattcCTCAATTCTCCAAACTGACTAAGTcatgtttttaccccaataaatccctaaaatcaaattaggaaattaattagagaaaagactactttgcccttccctaaatctggattgggactttccttaatccaacaacccatTTTCCGAAAGGCATATGTCACTCATACGATGTCGAAATCATGCAatctcggcggcgttggaaagatctctccaagggatttccaaccatatccaGATCTTCTCCTAACTcctcctgagctaggagttatggcagtttgaaaatggccaaaactcactttcttaacttagacaatttccagatttccttattctttccaaaaatcaatattttcatattttaatctCTTTATAGTCGTTGCTAGGTACGAGATGTTACAGTTTgtggcgtatttctcaaactaggatgattaaaatttgatctttttatgaatatttcataAATTCGTGAAATatttgagatgccttttaagaaaatataataccCTTTATATAGACATAACTCGAATTGAACACATCTTTTAGAGTTtcataaaatttcaatgtctactgTCACCACTAACATTTTTTCTATTGATGATATTAGTGGTCAAATTTTATGTGCACCCAGTCTAATTTATCGGTTGCCAATTTTCAACATAGCagatttcttttcaaaaaaatttgcgCACCTTTTAAAATTATCAGACAAAAGATggtgcatttttttttctcattaatGGGTATAGACCCCGCAATCACCCCTACCAATTTAAGACCATTATTGCTAAAAAcgacttattttaaaaatcattttttaaaaataactttttagaaaagtgtttttgaaaagtaataatttgtgtttgtctaatatatttgaaaagtgATTTTTAATAGGCAAAATGTGTTTGACtgatcttttttaaaaagtgtttttgtgagtcaaattacgaaaaaaaaaacagtaactattaatgtatttttagtattaagattattttatagagataaattactttaaatatctataataaaaaaatttaattaaacttttattttaattaaattaaaatgaacattttaaatttttaatcaatattatgccttttttttgggagggttaaaatctttaattgttattttttcctttttttctaatcttacagaaatatttttattatctttttttctatttctgtaaaattatacataaaataatatgtaaaatataaaataataatatatagacgtaaaataacatgtaaaatttattataaaaaataaaattcttaaatgaaatttaaccaaacttatcagatatgttaattaataaaaatatattggtaaatatgtatatgtcttgagaaaaataatattttgcttctgttttttttaagaagcaaatatttttaacttctttccaataacagaaaaattgtttttaCTTCTATTTAAAAGCACTTTTACTAATTGCCAAACACATGATTTTTCAAACTAAGTGTTTCTGGTctcccaacaacaatatcagaCTCTAAATCTTTATAAATAGAATTATGTTTTCATGGTCTAATTTGAGTTTAAATATTATGTGTAgagtaaaaaatttcaaaagtgcTTTTGGagaaagttatgtttttaactTTTCTACAACTCAAAAATAACTATTGTATTTTTTCCCCTAAAAGCACAATAGATTTTAAAAAGGCTCAATGAAGCAAGACATAAGTaggaaaaaatatgttaaatagAGCATGACAAAACGAGTTAAAATTAATCTTGTCTTTCGCCTCGCTCTTTTTAGTCACCCTTTtcacatttttactttttatattcaaaTCCCCTGAATGAAAATCATGTGTGTGTCActgtatatatacatactaatgcatataatatacatatttatacatataatatacatacatacatatacatatacacaacATACACATACCATATACAATCAAGTGTATATTTCAGTGATTATATAAAATTAGATTtgtatttagataatttttccaAATGACCGAATGATATATATTAGTAATCCGAGTccaaatcaatcaattaaaggAATAATTTCATCGGAGCTTGAAAGGGATCATTTTTGTACGGTAGATGATGGGAGTTGGGACTTATCATTTCTTGGCCACCTTAAATATTCACCACTAACATTTTTGTACGGTAGATGATGGGAGTTGGGACTTATCATTTCTTGGCCACCTTAAATATTCACCACTAACATTTTTGTACGGTAGATGATGGGAGTTGGGACTTATCATTTCTTGGCCACCTTAAACATTCACCACTAACATTTTTGCTCTTGACGATAAGAGTTGAGACTTAGTCAAATAAAATGGCCACCCTAAATAGTCACTGCTTGAAagttgcaacaaattttaaaatgacagaaaataaattacaatcacaaataaaatatgaagaaacataattttattaatagatAGTGCGGGTTCAATTCTGTTCCTCTCTTGATTCGAGGGTCGTTTgtggcgtatttctcaaactaggataatttaaatttgatctttttatgaatattccatgaatttgtggaatattcgagtaccctttatataggcatgaactagggtttagggttgaatAGTGTCCAAAAATCCTAATTGGAATTGAACACACTATGCAAaatcagtggcggagccaccttacATTCAGGGGTTCATCTGAACCCCTTTCGGCAGAATTATATTAATtgtacatggttaaaataattttttaggtatatatagtagatgtcgaacatCCTTTCGCTAATTTATGTGtctattttttaagatttttataAACTCCCTTCTCGAAAATCCTAGCTCAGTCATTGTGTCGAATCCCAACTCGAATTGAACACATCTGGTaaacccacaaaatttcaatgtccaCAGGCACCACTAACATTTTTGCTCTTGACGATGAGAGTAGTCAAATTTCATGTGCACCCTAACTAAATTAAATCTTTATAAATAGGCTTATGTCTGTGTGAAGTAGTAACTTAAATAAAACTTCTTTATGTAATTCACTTCTCTTACTTTCTACTACTGTTATCAAACCTTAATTAAGCATATTATTACGTCTTTAGTTTCTCTACTCCAAACTCTACAAAAACAAAGTTAGAAAAAATGGATGGATTTGGTGGTGAGAGCGAAATTACTCGTCGAAGTGACAATCATCATCCTACTGTTTGGGGAGACCATTTTCTTGCCTATGCTAATCTCTTGGTAAATTTGAATGCCtagtgtgttgatgatttaatttgattttatattttatgtgtcgctgagtaaatataaataaattacacTTTCAAgttacttgaaaatatttacGGGTAAGATCTTTTAAAATATGGGATTTGTTAGGTTATCTTCGAGagcatataaaaataaatatgaccTAATGTATTCCCTTACGACCTTAAaactcttaatttttttaacatgtATTCTATACTGtcgataatataaaaaattgaatgcTTTTGTTTTCAGTTGAAACACTCTTGAGCCATATTCTGTTTGCAAATACTTATTGAAGCACAAAGAAATATATATCTATACAAAGTTATTTATTTACGCGTATAGGGAGCCAATGAATGGGAAGAGAAGGAACACAAGGGTCTAAAAGAAGAAGTGACAAAAATGCTAGTGATTTCTCCTTCCAAATCTTTGCAAAAAGTTGGACTTATAACACAATCCAATTGCTTGGAGTGGCATACCATTTTGAACATGAGATTGAGGAATCATTGAGTGAAATCTATAATGGTTATGAAGAATGGATTGGTGAATTTGGTAAAAGTCATGACCTTCATGTTGTTGCTCTAAGCTTTCGATTACTTAGGCAACAAAGTTACTATGTCTCATCTGGTAAGTAATACGTCATCCCATCCAATTTATTTGTGAACAAAGTTTGTTTGTAGATAAGAGTTTTTAACTTTTACACACTACCGTGTGAATACATATTTTGAAACAGATGTTTTTAGGAAGTTCACCGAAGACCAAGGAAATTATAATAAAGCATTGGTTAACGACATGCAAGGATTATTAAGCTTATGCGAGGCAGCACAATTCAGAGTACATGATGAAGAAATTTTGGATGAAGCAATTAATTTCACCACCACTCATTTGAAGTTATTGTTGCCTAAATTGAGTAATTCTCTATCGATGCAAGTCAGCTATGCCCTAAAGTATCCAATAAACAAAACTATAGCCAGGGTAGCAACTAGAAAATACATATCGTTTTTCCAAGAAGATAAATCTTGTGATCAAGTGATATTAACTTTTGCAAAATTGGACTTCAATACATTGCAGAAGATGCATAAAAGGGAGCTATGTGATATCACAAGGTAACTAGCAAGACACACAATCAGTAATATCAcaacattattttattaaaagaagggaaaatgcataagtatcctcctagcctatgcccaaaatccttGAGACATACCTAACCTTttctaaggtcctattacccccgaacttattttatatataattgtctaccccttttcggcctacgtggcactatcttgtttGCCCaacgcgtgttgacaattttttcaaggatagtgccacgtaggccgaaaaggggtagaaaaataattaaaaaattaagtttggggggtaataggaccttagtaaaggttaggtgtgtatcagggattttgggcataggctagGGGGGTACCTATGCATTTTCcattaaaaagaataaagattTTGAGATTTAACTTAACATTTTAGGTGGTGGAAAGAGTTGGACTTGGCAAATGAATTACCTTTTGCAAGAGATAGAATGGTTGAGTTGTACTTTTGGTCTTTGGGTGTGTACTTTGAGCCACAATATAATGTTGCCAGGAATATACTAACCAAAGTGTTATGTTTCGTTTCAATTACCGACGACATCTATGATACCTATGGAACACTGCATGAACTTACTCTCCTTACAAACGCAATAGAAAGGTATGTTTTTTTTGGTAGTATTAATTATAATACTATATCTTCATTTCAGTTTATTTTCCTAACATTTCTTTTTAGTCCATCCAAACGACAATAGTTTAAGAGCCCATTTGAACATGTTTTAGATCATAACTTTGAATCATTCATTAGAAATTAGATATATTAGCAAATGCTTTtttcaatttaactttaaaaccAAATAATACATTAGCAACTGcttattcaatttcaatttgaaaaatattacgaaataaaaatattttctagtttattaggAAAGAGAGTTTTATCGttagttagaaaaaaaattaatgatggtatacaataatatatcatcaattcaaaatatatacgagattataaattaaaatcttcaaatttgGGTCTCAAATCCTATGATCAAACTCCTACTAATTAATTCTGAAGAATTtactttaactttttattttatcctcAAGGAGAAAGCCACGCaagtattatgaaatatttaaaattataagtttcaaaatattataaccatacatatattatgatatatttatagacacaaaatttaaaaatatttcttcttttattaaaCTATATATCTTTTCAATATTTGTGAGAGTAGCGCTTACAAGATTTGTTCCATGTAATAATGTGTACGTAAGAATTTTATTAATGACTCCACCTAATGCGTATACAAATATGTGGATATATTAAGAGGAATatgtatttctaaaaataaatcgacgatataattttcttattcacTACTATCATCGGTAGATAAAAGTtaatctcttttatttatacAATAGGTGGAACATCAACGCTGCAGAAAAGCTAGCGCCGTATATGAAACTCTTTTACACTGCTCTCCTAAATTTTTACAATGAAGTGGAGAAAGAGTTGGCAAAGGAGAACAAGTCATTTCGAGTCAACTTTGCTATTAGTGAGGTAATTATGTGATAGATATTAATTATTACTCCTAATAATCcaacaaataaattaaggaGTTTTTAGTAGGGAAGAAAGGggttatgaaaatgtttttcacgTTAGAGTTgatgcttttttttaaaaaaaatgtcctAACCAAATGCTTGGCAATCCTTGGTAGAGCTTATTTATGATTTCGTGTTGAACTCGGTAAACGAACAAATAGGTGGTCTTTTCGGAAATGTTAAACAAAATGATTGTACGACCAATCTTTTCTTTCAGAATCGTTTAGAACCCCCAAACTCCTCATCCTGACTCCGCTTATGCAGCTCTGTCCCATTTACCAACATGAGTAAtggtgcactggtgggagtgtttcacccttaaccagaggtctcaggttcgagccctgggtatggagaaaatcctgttgggagcgccacccccgaatgggccctgcagagCGCGATCCAATTTAGTCGGAGCCCCAATGTGGACTCCGGACAccgggtgggaaaccaaaaaaagctctgtcccattttatgtgtcATTCATTTATAAAGAGAgagaataattaataaattaatttcagATGAAAAAGTTGGTGAGGGCTTATTTTCAAGAGTCAAAATGGTATCATGGGAACACAGTCCCCAGAATGGAGGAGGAGTATATGAAGAATGGAATTGAAAGTAGCACTATCCCAAATCTTGCTACAACTTCTTGGTTAGGCATGGGCGATGAAGCAACCAAAGAGGCATTCGAATGGATTACAACTGAACCTCCAATTCTTGTTGCTTCCTCTATCATTGGAAGATTGTTAAATGATATTGTATCACATGAGGTATATTATGATTATTCGcccaattctttttctttaaaatttaacGAACCGCAAACATGAATCGTTTCAagcaaattatatataatatgactCAAATCATCAAGATGATTTCGTatctaaattaaaatatgagaTTGCTTAgaggtgattttgagttgatcgagattaaaaatcaatttatacttCATGTGTATTCAGTGTATAGCTAAGCTATATATTTAGTTCAGAAAAGGGttaaaattgcccctgaactatgcgaaatagaccacttataccctccattacattttgggataaaaaatacccccgcagttatcccaggagaccacaaataccctcaagagttaacaccccaattttttagtgacgtggcaagccacatgggactaatccctccacctaagcattgccaactaagattcactacaaaagaacttgacttttagtggcgacaaagtcgccacaaaatcccaaaatattgtcactaaaggttatgagtgatttttagtggcgactaaggctccaacaaccattcactagtaaaacctattttttcaacaaaaaaatatgatagttaattttcgattgcgacctaattttctaaaataaataacttgcaatatccatattaaaaacatccaattttattaagaaaaataatcaaaattacttttcgattcaaatctcctactatatatatataatgcatcattgtacattttatacatttacatatgacataaaaataaaacatataatgtcttcaaactcctacttaatcgatatcatatttggttttttaaaaacaatgaagaaaaaaacacaaaattagaatttaatgttaaaaacttttagtgacgattttctgggcttttgtggcgactattgttgccgctaaaggtctagttcttttgtagtgaatcctagttggcaactcttaggtggaaggattagtctcACGTGGCTTGCTacgtcaacaaaaatttggggtgttaactcttgagggtatttgtggtctcttaggataacagctggggcatttttgatcccaaaatgtaacgaagggtataaatggtctatttcatatagttcgggggcaattttgacccttttccgtatttagtttttttagtgtatcataatgtatagtcAGTGTATAGCTCATGTATAGATACACTATATATATTGTATAGacattatatattttctatgaCTTTTGGAAAAGCTAAAGTGTATAATCAGTATATACTTCCTATAATTTTTggctatttttaatataaataaaacatgactatattttttgtaaactaattactttattgtttatatttgaaattatctcttattattattattattataattattattattcaatagTTATTGCTTTTATAGTATTGGTCAATATCcttaatattttagttattaattttttcttttcttgaaccAAGGGTCTATAGAAAATCACATCTTTGTCCCTTCAAAAGTAAGGACATGCAAGGGTGAGATCTGTGTACAGTCAGTTCATCTGAACTTTTTAGGCTTTATTTATGGGAACACACTggaaatattattgttattttttatctttttatttctcttgtGATCTCGTCTCTTGTGTACTTGTTAGTCTAATGGTTGTTGCTCATGTGATACGCAGAGAGAAATAGAAAGAGGAGATGTAGCTTCAGGTATTGATTGTTACATGAATGAATATGATGCCACAAAGGAAGAAGCTTACATGGAGATAAGGAAAATAGTAGAGAATAATTGGAAGGATTTGAATCAACGATTCCTAAAACCAACAACAGTACCAAGAGTTCTTCTCATGCCAGTGCTTAACCTTAGTAGGACGTCAGAATTCTTttataaagatgaagatgctTATACTTCttccaaaaataacttaaaagacGTCATTTCTATGATGCTTGTTAATCCCATTAAAGTATGAAAGCAAATAAAAggacaaaataaagaaattgtaATCCTCTAGAATGCTTATATTTCTTTAACATTTAATTGTGGATGTTTATTTGTTACTCCAATAAGCAGCTTTGTAAATATTTGCGCACCTTTTAAGATCTTGCATTAAGTTGAGGTACATGAATATATGATTGCATTAAGATCTTGGTTGATGCATGAATTTAAATATAgctattactccctccgtttcacaaagaatgaccacCTTTCCTTCttagtcagtttaaaaaaaaatgatctctttccttttttggtaacattttactttttgctttccacgtggcatgtttaagaccataagatttaagggcaattttgtacatttgtcataactttaatttaggaccacaagatttaaaagtcttctttatttacttaaactccatgccaagtcaaaccaggtcaTTGTTTATGAAACGGAGGAAgtacttaatatttaattaattaaatagatattaatatttaattattttaggggTAAGATAAGGGAAAAATGATAATCCAATTTTGAGATTAagagcttcccacttataataatatatgatgatatataatatgatattatgAACAAAAGCTCTCAATTTATAGGaatgaaaaatgtcaaaaaaaattcttgtatTAAATTATCGGTTGCCAATTTTCAACATAGCagatttcttttgaaaaatatttgcgcaccttttaaaattctcaaaagaTGGTGCATTTTCTTTCTCATTAATGGGTATGGACCCCACAATCACCACTACCAATTTAAATCTTAAGTCATCTCCGATCCCTTAAAATTATCCGCATAATTCGTTTAAACACCCCAACTAAGGTTTATACCTGTTGAACACCTATGTACCTTAAAATTAatatctatttgacatttttttacaGTCAGCCAAAAGTATGATATGTGTGTACTACACTCGCTGTGATATGGcaaattaatgaattaaatGATGACATGTGACATTtgatttcaaaaatttattttaaaaatgaatttcgaaaaaataattattttattctatttagctaactaaaaaaaataaaaaagatttttctaaaaaaaccaCCCATCCACCCCACGGCAACCCCTCATTTTTTTCTCTCCGGTTGATCCAAATCGTCCCCAACTCTCCAACAAGACAATCCCTTCCTCAATCgatttttcaattgtaatccTCTTCTCTCCATCTAGTTTTGGTACGAGGAAGATGAAAATGGTTTCGTCggaaaattttgaattcctaTTACCATGACCGAAAAAATGGAGTTACCTGacatatattttctgaattCCATAATTGGTGTTTTTTTGGAGTTGAAGAATTCTTCGTTTCTTTTTAACTATCAATTTTAATTCTACGGAATTTCATGATAccatttttaattagtttacattttaatttgaagTGGAGATGTCTGTTTGAGTTACCAGAAATAGATATGAACGGAGGCCGGCTAACTTTTTTAACTTCAATGTCTGaaaatcttctttcttcttgCAAAATCACATCAATTCGTagattcataattcttttttttttttttgcaaaatcaCATCAACTCGTaggtttaaattatatatatttatatNAGAAGTGCAGAGAGTTTGGAGTTtgaggaagaagatgatgatTGGAATAAGGTGGTGgggttgatttctttttttttttaaaatcaaattcgGACACTAAGTCCATATTATTGGATTATTCAAAAAGGGTCATATACAATGAAAATTCCTGGTGGCCCAAAAGTGACCAACCAGGAGAATAAAAACAAGTTCATATTCTCAAGGGTTTCCTAAAAAGGAATTTCAGctcctcttctcttcttccttcTGCCTCTTTTGCTCTTGCCTCTGTAAATTGAACTGTTGCTTCATGTTTCTTCTACTATAAGTGATAAATATACTCCATTCATCTCACGTGCTATGTGGTGTACTAACCGACTCAAAAGTAATGCACCCATTTTTGTTTCAATGTCATTTATCTTCTTCCCTTCTGACTCTGTTCTCCTTGCAGGTGTACTGTCCGGATAAGAATTTTGAGTTCAAGCTGAACTTTATAGAGAGTATGTGCCTTGCTTCCCAATCTGTCAGATCTATGTAAGTCCTGATTTAGTTCCCCAATTCTGTCCTCCTTTCCACTCCTTTTGATCCTTTTTTTCATGTAGCTGAAGCTAAATAGGAGAAGAAGACCTTGCTCCCGAGCTTCAATCATCTGATCTCCTTGCCGGATGCTCACTCCCACTTCAGATTTGGCTTCCTTACTCTCAACTTTCCAGTCATCGATCCACTTTACCTTGTATATATCATAGATGTGGAACTATGTAATGTCGAATCTGCATCTAATTATGCTGTCCATTGTAGTTAGTGTTGGTAATTCTCCTT
Proteins encoded in this window:
- the LOC125866312 gene encoding LOW QUALITY PROTEIN: sesquiterpene synthase 15b-like (The sequence of the model RefSeq protein was modified relative to this genomic sequence to represent the inferred CDS: inserted 1 base in 1 codon) produces the protein MDGFGGESEITRRSDNHHPTVWGDHFLAYANLLGANEWEEKEHKGLKEEVTKMLVISPSKSLQKVGLXNTIQLLGVAYHFEHEIEESLSEIYNGYEEWIGEFGKSHDLHVVALSFRLLRQQSYYVSSDVFRKFTEDQGNYNKALVNDMQGLLSLCEAAQFRVHDEEILDEAINFTTTHLKLLLPKLSNSLSMQVSYALKYPINKTIARVATRKYISFFQEDKSCDQVILTFAKLDFNTLQKMHKRELCDITRWWKELDLANELPFARDRMVELYFWSLGVYFEPQYNVARNILTKVLCFVSITDDIYDTYGTLHELTLLTNAIERWNINAAEKLAPYMKLFYTALLNFYNEVEKELAKENKSFRVNFAISEMKKLVRAYFQESKWYHGNTVPRMEEEYMKNGIESSTIPNLATTSWLGMGDEATKEAFEWITTEPPILVASSIIGRLLNDIVSHEREIERGDVASGIDCYMNEYDATKEEAYMEIRKIVENNWKDLNQRFLKPTTVPRVLLMPVLNLSRTSEFFYKDEDAYTSSKNNLKDVISMMLVNPIKV